In one Halosimplex halophilum genomic region, the following are encoded:
- a CDS encoding ABC transporter substrate-binding protein, with the protein MGDDDTEMTGETSRRTYLRYGGALVGGGLLAGCSSGEATPTDDGESGATATATETPTATPGTGADTATASPSAERSTATAAGTYEACIEPVGCLAFDEVPETYIVNNGEWADMAFALGQRDGFLTATNMIPGFLFEPFDLDVPPESEATGLSATDWDKEVFYEQDPDVILMDPNYMHKTGWDDAWDRADTAEIRENVAPFFGNNILRRREFHDYRLYSLYEAFERLADLFRERERYEALAAVHDGLQAEIDSRLPPAAERPEIGLLNSASNPSEGTFYPMDTRVEGVEMKPYRDLGVGSAFPADLVEAGTIDYEQLLEVDPEILVFHWGIGTTGDGEGFSAEAFRERYVAPLEADSVGRRLTAVREGNVYPGAFGSQGPLVNLLQTEMVAQQLYPGEFGVFDADRFPDVPDEQRLFDRERVADIVAGNV; encoded by the coding sequence ATGGGCGACGACGACACCGAGATGACCGGCGAAACGAGTCGACGAACGTATCTGCGATACGGCGGGGCGCTCGTGGGCGGCGGCCTGCTCGCGGGCTGTTCGAGCGGGGAGGCGACGCCGACCGACGACGGGGAGAGCGGTGCCACCGCAACGGCGACCGAGACGCCGACGGCGACTCCCGGAACCGGCGCCGACACGGCGACGGCGTCGCCGAGCGCGGAGCGGTCGACGGCCACGGCGGCCGGGACGTACGAGGCCTGTATCGAGCCGGTGGGGTGTCTGGCCTTCGACGAGGTGCCGGAGACGTACATCGTCAACAACGGCGAGTGGGCCGACATGGCGTTCGCGCTCGGGCAGCGCGACGGGTTCCTGACGGCCACGAACATGATCCCCGGCTTCCTGTTCGAGCCGTTCGACCTCGACGTGCCCCCCGAGTCCGAGGCGACGGGGCTCTCGGCGACCGACTGGGACAAGGAGGTGTTCTACGAGCAGGACCCGGACGTGATCCTCATGGACCCCAACTACATGCACAAGACGGGGTGGGACGACGCCTGGGACCGGGCGGACACCGCGGAGATCCGCGAGAACGTCGCGCCCTTCTTCGGGAACAACATCCTCCGGCGCCGGGAGTTTCACGACTACAGGCTCTACTCGCTGTACGAGGCGTTCGAGCGGCTGGCCGACCTGTTCCGGGAGCGCGAGCGCTACGAGGCGCTCGCCGCCGTCCACGACGGCCTGCAGGCGGAGATCGACTCGCGGCTGCCGCCCGCGGCGGAACGCCCGGAGATCGGACTCCTCAACAGCGCGTCGAACCCCAGCGAGGGGACGTTCTACCCGATGGACACCCGGGTCGAAGGCGTCGAGATGAAGCCCTACCGCGACCTCGGCGTCGGGAGCGCGTTCCCGGCGGATCTGGTCGAGGCCGGCACCATCGACTACGAGCAACTGCTGGAGGTCGACCCGGAGATCCTCGTCTTCCACTGGGGGATCGGGACGACCGGGGACGGCGAGGGGTTCTCGGCCGAGGCGTTCCGCGAGCGGTACGTCGCGCCGCTGGAGGCGGACTCGGTCGGGCGTCGGCTGACCGCGGTCCGGGAGGGCAACGTCTACCCCGGCGCGTTCGGCTCGCAGGGCCCGCTCGTCAACCTGCTGCAGACGGAGATGGTAGCCCAGCAACTCTACCCCGGGGAGTTCGGCGTGTTCGACGCCGACCGGTTCCCCGACGTTCCCGACGAGCAGCGACTGTTCGACCGCGAGCGGGTCGCCGATATCGTGGCCGGGAACGTCTGA
- a CDS encoding ABC transporter substrate-binding protein, whose product MADETEREAPTRREYVKYGGAIVGGGLFAGCSGGESTPTDDGGGEPTGTPAGTPTAPSNEGSTESDAATATPARSYSVTMEPVGTVEFDEVPKSIAPFTADYIDMLVALGHGDAVESIWYRGRYKTIHYEELPGVSVDVEGLTQLWNDGVSKEPFYEMDADLHLIDPHALTDWFGVWDESDLTEVGDNVAPFLGNVIFRRTDDWHDYRYYTLYDAFEKVAEVVQERERFEAIRSMHDELVATVQSRLPAPDDRPNAALVFAGEQPEEFTPYRLSGNGANKEHFRTLGLADAFAGTGVDGLSTTDTGTIDYETLLEVDPDSLLLRYHRRGKSREEFETSVLEYMRDHPVGSKLTAVQEGRVFRGGPIYSGPLHNLFMVERYAQGYFPEEFGEDELFDRDRLARIVTEGVDA is encoded by the coding sequence ATGGCAGACGAGACGGAGCGTGAAGCGCCGACGCGGCGCGAGTACGTGAAGTACGGCGGAGCGATCGTGGGTGGCGGCCTGTTCGCCGGCTGTTCCGGCGGGGAGTCGACGCCGACCGACGACGGCGGCGGCGAGCCGACCGGGACGCCCGCCGGGACGCCGACAGCGCCCTCGAACGAGGGGTCGACGGAGAGCGACGCGGCGACGGCGACACCAGCGCGGTCGTATTCGGTGACGATGGAACCCGTCGGAACGGTGGAGTTCGACGAGGTCCCGAAGTCGATCGCGCCGTTCACGGCCGACTACATCGACATGCTGGTGGCGCTGGGGCACGGCGACGCCGTCGAGTCGATCTGGTATCGCGGTCGCTACAAGACCATCCACTACGAGGAACTCCCGGGTGTCTCCGTCGACGTGGAGGGGCTCACCCAGCTGTGGAACGACGGGGTATCGAAGGAACCGTTCTACGAGATGGACGCCGACCTGCACCTGATCGACCCCCACGCGCTGACCGACTGGTTCGGCGTCTGGGACGAGTCGGACCTGACGGAGGTCGGGGACAACGTCGCTCCCTTCCTCGGGAACGTCATCTTCCGGCGGACCGACGACTGGCACGACTACCGCTACTACACGCTGTACGACGCCTTCGAGAAGGTCGCCGAGGTAGTGCAGGAACGCGAGCGTTTCGAGGCGATCCGGTCGATGCACGACGAGCTGGTCGCGACGGTGCAGTCGCGGCTGCCCGCGCCCGACGACCGGCCGAACGCCGCGCTCGTGTTCGCCGGCGAGCAGCCCGAGGAGTTCACCCCCTACCGGCTGTCGGGCAACGGCGCCAACAAGGAGCACTTCCGGACGCTGGGCCTCGCCGACGCCTTCGCGGGGACCGGCGTCGACGGCCTCTCGACCACCGATACCGGCACGATCGACTACGAGACGCTGCTGGAGGTCGACCCCGACTCGCTGCTGTTGCGCTACCACCGGCGCGGCAAGAGCCGCGAGGAGTTCGAGACCTCGGTGCTGGAGTACATGCGCGACCACCCCGTCGGCAGCAAGCTGACCGCCGTCCAGGAGGGTCGGGTGTTCCGCGGCGGCCCCATCTACAGCGGCCCGCTGCACAACCTCTTCATGGTCGAGCGGTACGCGCAGGGCTATTTCCCCGAGGAGTTCGGTGAGGACGAGCTGTTCGACCGCGACCGCCTCGCGCGGATCGTCACCGAGGGGGTCGACGCATGA
- a CDS encoding DUF7519 family protein, whose amino-acid sequence MTAGGAAGDRGDAGAVDPTPSRASAGLAVAMTALSVAVVPGTVGTVVGVPGAVLVAGGAIRGSRQAVDYGAVAVISGAVLAGLGGTAPLPVALGALLAVLAWDAGRYGIALGEQLGREAATTRVAVTHSALTAAIGVGGVGLGYGAYLVAAPGDSTVALLALLVGVAAVVPALR is encoded by the coding sequence GTGACCGCCGGCGGAGCGGCCGGCGACCGGGGCGACGCGGGAGCCGTCGACCCAACCCCTTCACGCGCGAGCGCCGGGCTCGCCGTCGCGATGACCGCGCTGTCGGTCGCGGTCGTGCCCGGCACGGTCGGGACAGTCGTCGGCGTCCCCGGCGCGGTACTCGTCGCCGGCGGTGCGATCCGGGGGTCCCGGCAGGCGGTCGACTACGGGGCGGTCGCGGTCATCTCGGGCGCGGTCCTCGCCGGCCTGGGCGGTACGGCCCCGCTGCCGGTCGCGCTCGGGGCGCTCCTCGCGGTGCTCGCCTGGGACGCCGGTCGCTACGGGATCGCGCTCGGCGAGCAACTCGGCCGCGAGGCGGCGACGACGCGGGTCGCCGTCACTCACTCGGCGCTGACCGCGGCAATCGGCGTCGGCGGCGTCGGCCTCGGCTACGGCGCCTATCTGGTCGCCGCACCCGGTGACTCGACGGTCGCGCTGCTCGCCCTGCTTGTCGGCGTCGCCGCCGTCGTTCCGGCGCTCCGGTAG
- a CDS encoding DUF4129 domain-containing protein, translated as MWRDRGRSLLAGVLLAVAFGGVAATVDPRDRSSGPPPEPREPAATPLELPAPVEPSTGRSCPAVLADPGGFALVVAGTVAVAAALAWWRDSPALGVAAGGPVLTLAVALCPPPVVVDLGTGLAALPPVGVAIEAAPPAPLLVSGFLLALVGGAALLFVVEDDRDPLDSDTADTDEAGDLERVGRAAGDAADRIEHGSAGTNPVYRAWTEMVAHLDVADPETATPGEFADAATAAGMDPDDVAELTELFEAVRYGDRDPEARAERALATLRRIEAAYADGGDED; from the coding sequence ATGTGGCGTGACCGCGGGCGCTCGCTTCTCGCGGGCGTCCTCCTCGCCGTCGCGTTCGGCGGCGTCGCCGCGACGGTCGACCCGCGGGACCGGTCGAGCGGGCCCCCGCCCGAGCCGCGGGAGCCCGCGGCGACGCCGCTGGAGCTGCCCGCCCCCGTCGAGCCGTCGACCGGCCGGAGCTGTCCCGCCGTCCTGGCCGACCCTGGCGGCTTCGCCCTGGTCGTCGCGGGGACCGTCGCCGTCGCCGCCGCGCTCGCGTGGTGGCGCGACTCCCCGGCGCTCGGCGTCGCCGCGGGCGGGCCGGTCCTGACACTCGCGGTCGCGCTGTGCCCGCCGCCGGTCGTCGTGGACCTGGGGACCGGGCTGGCCGCCCTGCCGCCGGTCGGCGTCGCCATCGAAGCGGCGCCGCCGGCGCCGCTACTGGTCAGCGGGTTCCTCCTCGCGCTGGTCGGCGGCGCCGCGCTGCTGTTCGTCGTCGAGGACGACCGCGACCCGCTCGACAGCGACACGGCCGACACCGACGAGGCGGGCGACCTGGAGCGGGTCGGCCGCGCGGCCGGCGACGCGGCCGACCGGATCGAACACGGCTCGGCCGGGACGAACCCGGTGTACCGCGCGTGGACCGAGATGGTCGCCCACCTCGACGTGGCCGACCCCGAGACGGCGACGCCCGGCGAGTTCGCCGACGCCGCGACCGCCGCGGGGATGGACCCCGACGACGTGGCCGAACTCACCGAGCTGTTCGAGGCGGTCCGCTACGGCGACCGCGACCCCGAGGCCCGCGCCGAGCGGGCGCTCGCGACGCTGCGCCGGATCGAGGCGGCCTACGCCGACGGGGGTGACGAGGACTGA
- a CDS encoding DUF58 domain-containing protein, with product MSDDASVGDAATAATDAADGATADTRLADRTVEDTPVVDHATGRWTGIGALALGACGAGVLAGAPGPVLAGVVGAVLAVAARSAEPVRLTDPETGDPVVSVRRELDSERPDPGDEVTVTVAVANEGDGLLTDLRVVDGVPPDLEVVDGSPRHSAVLRPGGSTGFAYTVVATRGEHDWQPARVAAADPTGSVERETPVPAATTLRCALPAVDTAAAPLQDLTAPAAGHHETATGGPGLAFHATREYRPGDPLARVDWNRRAKTGELGTVEFRERRAATVLVVVDARRAAYRAPAPGAVHAVERSVAAANRLFAALLDDGDRVGLAAFAGGPEAWLAPGTGPDHRARGREFLTTEPALAPTPPERGTFEGFQADRRAELRREAVAALRRRLPAASQVVFCSPCCDDYSATVARRLDTRGHPVTVLAPDPTTDDGPGETVARLERADRLTDLRRAGIPVVDWSRDERIAAAVARARERWSP from the coding sequence ATGAGCGACGACGCGAGCGTCGGCGACGCGGCGACGGCCGCCACAGACGCCGCCGACGGCGCGACGGCCGACACCCGCCTCGCCGACCGCACCGTCGAGGACACCCCCGTCGTCGACCACGCGACCGGCCGCTGGACCGGGATCGGTGCGCTCGCGCTCGGCGCGTGCGGTGCGGGCGTGCTCGCGGGCGCACCGGGCCCGGTCCTCGCCGGCGTCGTCGGCGCGGTCCTCGCCGTCGCCGCCCGCTCGGCGGAGCCGGTCCGGCTCACCGACCCCGAGACGGGCGACCCGGTCGTCTCCGTCCGCCGGGAACTCGACTCCGAGCGGCCCGACCCCGGCGACGAGGTGACCGTCACCGTCGCCGTCGCCAACGAGGGCGACGGCCTGCTGACGGACCTGCGGGTCGTCGACGGCGTCCCGCCCGACCTCGAAGTCGTCGACGGGTCGCCCCGCCACAGCGCGGTGCTCCGCCCCGGCGGGTCGACGGGGTTCGCCTACACGGTGGTCGCCACCAGGGGCGAACACGACTGGCAGCCGGCCAGGGTCGCGGCCGCCGACCCGACCGGGAGCGTCGAGCGGGAGACGCCCGTCCCCGCGGCGACGACGCTGCGCTGTGCGCTCCCGGCCGTCGACACCGCCGCGGCGCCGCTCCAGGACCTGACGGCGCCTGCCGCCGGGCACCACGAGACGGCCACCGGCGGCCCGGGGCTTGCCTTCCACGCCACCCGGGAGTACCGTCCGGGCGATCCGCTCGCCCGCGTCGACTGGAACCGCCGGGCGAAGACGGGCGAGCTCGGGACCGTCGAGTTCCGCGAGCGACGCGCGGCGACGGTCCTGGTGGTGGTCGACGCCCGCCGCGCGGCGTATCGCGCCCCCGCGCCCGGCGCCGTCCACGCCGTCGAGCGGAGCGTCGCCGCGGCCAACCGGCTGTTCGCCGCACTGCTCGACGACGGCGACCGGGTCGGCCTCGCGGCCTTCGCCGGCGGCCCCGAAGCGTGGCTCGCGCCCGGGACTGGTCCGGACCACCGGGCCCGCGGCCGCGAGTTCCTGACGACCGAACCCGCGCTCGCGCCGACGCCCCCCGAACGGGGCACCTTCGAGGGGTTCCAGGCCGACCGGCGCGCGGAACTGCGGCGCGAAGCCGTCGCGGCGCTGCGCCGCCGGCTCCCGGCCGCCTCCCAGGTCGTCTTCTGCTCGCCCTGCTGTGACGACTACTCCGCGACGGTCGCCCGCCGGCTCGATACGCGCGGCCACCCCGTCACCGTCCTCGCCCCCGACCCGACGACCGACGACGGGCCCGGGGAGACCGTCGCCCGACTGGAGCGCGCCGACCGGCTGACCGATCTCCGGCGGGCCGGGATCCCGGTCGTCGACTGGAGTCGTGACGAGCGGATCGCTGCCGCCGTCGCTCGCGCCCGCGAGCGGTGGTCGCCGTGA
- a CDS encoding NifU family protein, producing the protein MSAEGLERQTRNYLSNNVPQIQQHGGNFEVRDVDEAAGTATVAIGGACSGCGIAPMTMKAIEERLPESVDGLEDVEVVRAGGPRAAVMPSKTDEMEDMDEYEDYSPPF; encoded by the coding sequence ATGAGCGCCGAAGGACTCGAACGGCAGACGCGGAACTACCTGAGCAACAACGTACCGCAGATCCAGCAGCACGGCGGTAACTTCGAGGTGCGGGACGTCGACGAGGCCGCCGGGACGGCGACGGTCGCGATCGGCGGCGCCTGCTCGGGCTGTGGGATCGCGCCGATGACGATGAAGGCCATCGAGGAGCGACTCCCCGAGAGCGTCGACGGCCTAGAGGACGTGGAGGTCGTCCGCGCCGGCGGGCCGCGGGCCGCCGTGATGCCCTCCAAGACCGACGAGATGGAGGACATGGACGAGTACGAGGACTACAGCCCGCCGTTCTAG
- a CDS encoding ABC transporter substrate-binding protein, with amino-acid sequence MVNDADDADAPTRREYVKYGGAIIGGGLLAGCSSDGEDSTATPEAAGADTATATPTPEAAGTESAAPTETETATPDGPYTVSMAPVGEVELASVPTDVMVYSLLYADMAVAYGHGDAVNSLGFDAEAGGNTLDAYYERLDGVAFDREGLAQLNTGSGSLTVDTELFYELDSDLHLVDPALVASFDGWNQPDIEEIAETIAPWFGNAFSRNHGQPPEAYRDDYEYYTLWEIAERVAAVFRERERYERLAAVHADLRERIHSDLPPESERPRVGAVIFVDGTFYPSTINTPGFANAHVRPLGATDAFADGDVTYESTYDYEELLEVDPDVLLHQFGIASYYDVGQVRETLADHPVGSRLTAVEDDAVYPSANPVQGPLMNLFQLEMTAKQLYPGRFGEWPGYSAGDPYPEIPEGERLFDRERVADIVAGDF; translated from the coding sequence ATGGTGAACGACGCGGACGACGCGGACGCACCGACGCGGCGCGAGTACGTGAAGTACGGCGGAGCGATCATCGGCGGCGGCCTGCTCGCCGGCTGTTCGAGCGACGGCGAGGACTCGACCGCGACGCCCGAGGCGGCGGGCGCGGACACCGCGACGGCGACTCCGACACCCGAGGCTGCGGGGACGGAATCGGCCGCGCCGACGGAGACCGAGACCGCCACGCCGGACGGGCCCTACACCGTCTCGATGGCGCCGGTCGGCGAGGTCGAGCTCGCGAGCGTGCCGACGGACGTGATGGTCTACAGCCTGCTGTACGCGGACATGGCGGTCGCCTACGGCCACGGCGACGCGGTGAACTCGCTGGGCTTCGACGCCGAGGCGGGCGGGAACACACTGGACGCCTACTACGAACGGCTCGACGGCGTCGCGTTCGACCGCGAGGGCCTCGCCCAGCTCAACACGGGCTCGGGCAGCCTCACGGTCGACACGGAGCTGTTCTACGAGCTCGACTCGGACCTGCACCTGGTCGACCCGGCGCTGGTGGCGTCGTTCGACGGGTGGAACCAGCCCGACATCGAGGAGATCGCCGAGACGATCGCACCGTGGTTCGGCAACGCCTTCAGCCGCAACCACGGCCAGCCGCCGGAGGCCTACCGGGACGACTACGAGTACTACACGCTCTGGGAGATCGCCGAGCGAGTCGCCGCGGTCTTCCGGGAGCGCGAGCGCTACGAGCGGCTGGCCGCGGTCCACGCGGACCTGCGCGAGCGGATCCACTCGGACCTGCCGCCCGAGTCCGAGCGCCCGCGGGTCGGCGCGGTCATCTTCGTGGACGGCACGTTCTACCCGTCGACGATCAACACGCCGGGCTTCGCCAACGCGCACGTCCGGCCGCTGGGTGCGACCGACGCCTTCGCCGACGGCGACGTGACCTACGAGAGCACCTACGACTACGAGGAGCTGCTGGAGGTCGACCCCGACGTGTTGCTCCACCAGTTCGGGATCGCCTCCTACTACGACGTGGGGCAGGTCCGGGAGACGCTGGCCGACCACCCCGTCGGGAGCCGGCTGACGGCGGTCGAGGACGACGCCGTCTACCCGAGCGCCAACCCGGTCCAGGGGCCGCTGATGAACCTCTTCCAGCTGGAGATGACCGCCAAACAGCTCTACCCCGGGCGGTTCGGCGAGTGGCCGGGCTACAGCGCCGGCGACCCCTACCCCGAGATCCCCGAGGGCGAACGGCTGTTCGACCGCGAACGCGTCGCCGACATCGTGGCCGGGGACTTCTGA
- a CDS encoding HTH domain-containing protein, which produces MVDPGRETQYTESDVIEVFRDRSDYAEPLTASEVAEALGCSRRTALNRLHDLQAETDVTSKKVGGRSRVWWIPVRMED; this is translated from the coding sequence ATGGTCGACCCCGGCCGCGAGACCCAGTACACCGAGTCGGACGTGATCGAGGTGTTCCGCGACCGCAGCGACTACGCGGAGCCGCTGACCGCCAGCGAGGTGGCCGAGGCGCTGGGCTGTTCCCGCCGTACCGCCCTGAACCGACTGCACGACCTCCAGGCGGAGACCGACGTGACCAGCAAGAAGGTCGGCGGTCGCAGCCGCGTCTGGTGGATCCCCGTCCGCATGGAAGACTGA
- a CDS encoding ABC transporter substrate-binding protein has translation MSDGSDGAGDGPSADEPTRRDYLKRGAVVGGGLLAGCAGGPATPTDAASDGDTATATEAPTEREPAATGTTTATGGGSYSVTMAPVGEVTFDAVPETWLPYCGEYADMGVALGRGDGMAGIGGADRYYTYVYDELPGVSVDTEPLEQYPTVQTREAFYELDSDVHFYDPGMLINWFDWDRSDVEEVAENVAPFVGNLIFRRSDAWHDYRYYSLYEAFEKVAAVFRERERFETMKSLHDEFLARIQARLPPAGERPNVMLTFEGTDEPETFSPYRLTDKGTSKKQWRDLGVGDALAGTGIENLSTENRGELDYENLLSVDPDVLLVRGHERKSAAEFRDTVLAYMEDHPVGSRLTAVQNGRVYRGGYLHQGPIHNLFLTERAAKQLFPDEFGDVTGDRELFDRQRVADIVNGEI, from the coding sequence ATGAGCGACGGGAGCGACGGGGCCGGCGACGGCCCGTCGGCCGACGAGCCGACCCGTCGCGATTACCTGAAGCGCGGCGCGGTCGTCGGCGGCGGCCTCCTGGCCGGCTGCGCCGGCGGTCCGGCGACGCCGACCGACGCCGCGAGCGACGGCGATACGGCGACTGCGACGGAGGCGCCGACCGAGCGCGAACCGGCCGCGACCGGGACGACGACCGCGACGGGCGGGGGGTCGTACTCGGTGACGATGGCGCCGGTCGGCGAAGTGACCTTCGACGCGGTGCCCGAAACGTGGCTGCCCTACTGCGGCGAGTACGCCGACATGGGCGTCGCGCTCGGGCGAGGGGACGGGATGGCCGGTATCGGCGGCGCCGACCGGTACTACACGTACGTCTACGACGAGTTGCCCGGCGTGAGTGTCGACACGGAGCCGCTGGAGCAGTACCCGACGGTCCAGACCAGGGAGGCGTTCTACGAGCTGGACAGCGACGTGCACTTCTACGACCCCGGGATGCTGATCAACTGGTTCGACTGGGACCGGTCCGACGTCGAGGAGGTCGCCGAGAACGTCGCGCCGTTCGTCGGCAACCTGATCTTCCGCCGGTCGGACGCCTGGCACGACTACCGCTACTACTCGCTGTACGAGGCCTTCGAGAAGGTCGCCGCCGTGTTCCGGGAGCGCGAGCGCTTCGAGACGATGAAGTCGCTTCACGACGAGTTCCTGGCCCGGATCCAGGCCCGGCTCCCCCCGGCGGGCGAGCGCCCGAACGTGATGCTCACCTTCGAGGGGACGGACGAACCGGAGACGTTCTCGCCGTACCGGCTGACGGACAAGGGGACCAGCAAGAAGCAGTGGCGCGACCTGGGCGTCGGCGACGCGCTCGCGGGCACCGGCATCGAGAACCTCAGCACGGAGAACCGCGGCGAACTCGACTACGAGAACCTGCTCTCGGTCGACCCGGACGTGCTCCTGGTCCGGGGCCACGAGCGCAAGTCGGCGGCGGAGTTCCGCGACACCGTCCTCGCGTACATGGAGGACCACCCCGTCGGCAGCCGGCTGACCGCCGTGCAGAACGGGCGGGTCTATCGCGGCGGCTACCTCCACCAGGGACCGATCCACAACCTGTTCCTGACCGAGCGGGCCGCGAAACAGCTGTTCCCCGACGAGTTCGGGGACGTGACCGGTGACCGGGAGCTGTTCGACCGCCAGCGAGTCGCCGACATCGTCAACGGAGAGATCTGA
- a CDS encoding HEAT repeat domain-containing protein translates to MDGDSSAADRVVEAIESGATGEARAALDDLAAAPADARKDAVRELRAVADEAPALFDGVATALTPFLTDDERSVRLTTAKLFVAVADGEPEAVIPAVEALADRLADDGEFYYVRARAAEGLGYVALDHPDAVASPDVLADLRVGLTFDEPEVSEKLAKALAFVALGDPDRLRHLVDRLAEHLDDDSEFVRFHVCTALAAVGSAHPGRLAEAVDPLVARLDDGNPHVRGRAAEALAAPARAGPDPALPVDRVAELTDSDEAFVADRARLLSARLDGDGSRTDDGDRSTEDEAERAPLGSLESIRRSTERAVEAMRSPDAEGECPHCGLALRDTGPPMCPRCGAPR, encoded by the coding sequence ATGGACGGGGATTCGTCGGCGGCCGACCGGGTAGTGGAGGCGATCGAGAGCGGCGCGACCGGGGAAGCGCGGGCCGCGCTGGACGACCTCGCGGCCGCGCCGGCCGACGCCCGGAAGGACGCGGTCCGGGAACTCCGGGCGGTCGCGGACGAAGCGCCCGCCCTGTTCGACGGGGTGGCGACGGCGCTGACCCCGTTTCTGACCGACGACGAGCGGTCGGTCCGGCTGACGACCGCGAAACTGTTCGTCGCGGTCGCCGACGGCGAGCCGGAGGCCGTGATCCCGGCGGTCGAGGCCCTCGCCGACCGGCTGGCCGACGACGGCGAGTTCTACTACGTCCGCGCGCGTGCGGCCGAGGGGCTCGGGTACGTCGCCCTGGACCACCCCGACGCGGTCGCGTCGCCGGACGTGCTGGCGGACCTGCGGGTCGGCCTGACCTTCGACGAGCCGGAGGTCTCCGAGAAACTCGCGAAGGCGCTGGCGTTCGTGGCGCTGGGCGACCCCGACCGGCTCCGCCACCTGGTCGACCGACTGGCCGAACACCTCGACGACGACAGCGAGTTCGTCAGGTTCCACGTCTGTACGGCACTGGCCGCCGTCGGCTCGGCTCACCCGGGACGGCTGGCCGAGGCGGTCGACCCCCTCGTCGCGCGACTCGACGACGGGAACCCGCACGTTCGCGGGCGGGCGGCCGAGGCGCTGGCCGCCCCGGCGCGAGCGGGTCCCGACCCGGCCCTCCCCGTCGACCGCGTCGCCGAACTGACCGACAGCGACGAGGCGTTCGTCGCCGACCGCGCCCGCCTCCTCTCGGCCCGTCTCGACGGCGACGGGTCACGGACGGACGACGGCGACCGTTCGACCGAGGACGAGGCCGAACGCGCGCCGCTCGGTTCGCTCGAATCGATCCGGCGGTCGACCGAGCGGGCGGTCGAGGCGATGCGGTCGCCGGACGCCGAGGGCGAGTGCCCCCACTGCGGGCTCGCTCTCCGCGATACCGGGCCGCCGATGTGCCCGCGCTGTGGTGCCCCGCGATGA
- a CDS encoding DUF7269 family protein — MGRRLRALGFVAVAVGLVVLVAAPSLDFGDDSLASAAAALLGVVAVTLGAGQLLERRLAEPERWRPPTTERGRRVPTPDDGFADLSGRERTERLRRLAVRSLVDATGCTPADAADRLDGGTWTDDSVARQYFTPGAVDLRGRTRLRLALRREPVEAFVLERTVRAIRALREGSDR; from the coding sequence ATGGGCCGGCGGCTCCGCGCCCTCGGGTTCGTGGCCGTCGCCGTCGGGCTCGTCGTTCTGGTCGCCGCGCCGTCACTGGACTTCGGCGACGACTCCCTCGCGTCGGCGGCCGCGGCGTTGCTCGGGGTCGTGGCGGTCACGCTCGGCGCCGGCCAGCTGCTGGAGCGCCGCCTCGCCGAGCCCGAGCGGTGGCGACCACCGACGACCGAACGCGGTCGGCGCGTCCCGACGCCGGACGACGGGTTCGCCGACCTGAGCGGCCGCGAGCGCACCGAGCGACTCCGCCGGCTGGCCGTCCGGTCGCTCGTCGACGCGACGGGCTGTACGCCCGCCGACGCCGCGGACCGCCTCGACGGTGGGACCTGGACCGACGACTCCGTGGCCCGGCAGTACTTCACGCCCGGAGCCGTCGACCTGCGAGGGCGGACGCGCCTGCGGCTCGCCCTCCGGCGCGAGCCCGTCGAGGCGTTCGTGCTGGAGCGGACCGTCCGCGCGATCCGTGCGCTCCGGGAGGGGAGCGACCGATGA
- a CDS encoding amphi-Trp domain-containing protein, producing MTDDTEATDADERTTIRTGRDFEQSYRLDASEAGAFLVDLGEQLQDGDELTIATDEWELPFAFGEPVELEVDFDGVDDPELEIELELPGRPDEEAPAVE from the coding sequence ATGACCGACGACACCGAAGCGACCGACGCCGACGAGCGGACGACCATCAGGACCGGCCGCGACTTCGAGCAGAGCTACCGGCTGGACGCGAGCGAGGCCGGCGCGTTCCTGGTCGACCTGGGCGAACAGCTGCAGGACGGCGACGAGCTGACGATCGCGACCGACGAGTGGGAACTCCCCTTCGCGTTCGGCGAACCCGTCGAGCTGGAGGTCGACTTCGACGGCGTCGACGACCCCGAACTGGAGATCGAGCTGGAGCTGCCGGGCCGTCCCGACGAGGAAGCGCCGGCCGTCGAGTAG